A stretch of DNA from Silvanigrella paludirubra:
TTCAGCAAATTTTTTCTCTATTTGGATAAAACGATAAAATGTTCTTTTTAATATCTCCCGTTCCTGTATAAGTATGAATTTAGATTTTTCATTATTTTTATTTATATTCCATAAATTATCAATTGCTTCTATAGATGCTTCTTTGAGAAATACTTCAAATAAAAATCCATGTTTTTCAATAGCATTGCAAAATATTTTTATCCAATCTGATTTATTATTGCTTAAAAATATATTTTCATTTTTTAAATTAAAAATGATATCTTCATAGATGGGAAGCATAGTTTTACTATAATTACTATTGCCTAAAGTTGTAACAATTCGTGTTATAAATTGTTCCGCAATGAGGTGCATTTTACTACCAATTTCTAAATGATCTGTTTTAAGAATGCTATTATCATTTTGTTTAATTCCTAAAACATCTTGCAATAAAAACTGGAGTGGACAATTTACATATTTTTCAAAACTTGTTATTGAAATTTTATAATTGCATTGAATAAGATATTCATTCCAAATAGGAAAAATATTATTATTATTTTCTGTTTTTTGAGTTAATAATTCTATTAAATGACTTTCAGATGATTCTGGAAAAGAAATTCCAAATTTAAAAATATTTTTTTTGGGGATTAAATATTTTGGGAAATCATTTATTTCTGAAAGATTCTCTAGCCAAAACTCAAGAGGAATGCCAAGATTAGCTATATTTTTCCAAAAACCACGATACATAATTTCACTTGCCGGAAGATCAATTGAAATTCCTTGTTTTCTTAAAATTGAAATCGCATTATTTAAAACTTTAACATGAAAGCTTGAACCTGTTGGCGCATGCGCTCTGCCAATAGAGACTATTTTTTGCGGTAATTTATTTGTTGAAAAATAAGATAGAGCTTTAGGATATAATGAAATAGGGTGTGGTTTTCCAATTTGAATTTTTTCATTTTCAATAGATTTATAAAAGAGATGTTTTATGAATTCATCATTTTTTTGTTTGACATCTAAATCATAAATTTTTCCAATTTCATTTAGTTTTTTTTCATTTCCAATTAAAGATAATTGTTCAATAAATTTTTCAAATAAGTTATCAATTTGAGGAAAAATTTCTTTTGCATCTGTATAGTTTGTATTATTCATTTCCCAATTTGATATCATTTGTTTCGTAATTTGATAATTACCAGCGGCATCTGGTTGTGATTCTTTAAATTTACCAGGATCAAAATCGGCTAAAATACAAAATGTATTTTGATCATTTAATATATTTTTGGAATTTTCTGAAAAACAATGCCTATTTTCTGATATATAATAACTTATATGATCATGTTTAAGCTCAATTTCATTTTGTGCTTCTTTTAAAATTGTTCTCGAAGAAATAAATAAATTATTTATATTTAATATATTTCGAGCTTTTAATATAGATTTTTTAAATTCATCAACATAAAAACTTTGAAAATTACCAGGTTTTATCGTATTGCATGAATTATAATCTTTTTTTGATTCGGCAATTATAGGTAATTCATTTAAAAGCTCAGGAGCAGAAATCCATAAAATATTTCCATTCAAAAATTGATAAGGTAATACAATTTTATCTGAATATTCAGATAAGTGATCGATAAATATTCCTTGTAAATAGTCTTTGACCAAACTTTGGAGTCTACTATAATTTGCTAATTCATATGTGCCATACTGAAAACTTCCAAGTATTTGTCTTAAAGCAATTTCATTTATTTCTTGAACTGTTTTAATATTTTCTTTATTTTGTGTACTGATTAATAGTTTTGCAAAACTATAATCTTCAGGCCAATTTATATCAATTAAGGATAAAATTTGTTTTGCTATTGGTAGTGAGTCATTACTATTATAGCCATATAATTTTAAAATATTTTCAATTAATAGTTCTTGATTTATAACATCAAGATAAGGTAAGGAAATAAATTTAGGAATTTCATTTTTAATTTTTAATGAAGATGTAGAAGATAAAGAAGCACAAAAATTACGAGCAAGGTTGTCTAAAGTATACATTGAAATTCCAAAAAAAGAT
This window harbors:
- a CDS encoding PD-(D/E)XK nuclease family protein, translating into MKKEYVENSMFLCNYKSLQLFVDEFIKHYKNDLNTQWSIVCERKEDLVTIRNQVLFEIEKRLFDNKTNTKSFFGISMYTLDNLARNFCASLSSTSSLKIKNEIPKFISLPYLDVINQELLIENILKLYGYNSNDSLPIAKQILSLIDINWPEDYSFAKLLISTQNKENIKTVQEINEIALRQILGSFQYGTYELANYSRLQSLVKDYLQGIFIDHLSEYSDKIVLPYQFLNGNILWISAPELLNELPIIAESKKDYNSCNTIKPGNFQSFYVDEFKKSILKARNILNINNLFISSRTILKEAQNEIELKHDHISYYISENRHCFSENSKNILNDQNTFCILADFDPGKFKESQPDAAGNYQITKQMISNWEMNNTNYTDAKEIFPQIDNLFEKFIEQLSLIGNEKKLNEIGKIYDLDVKQKNDEFIKHLFYKSIENEKIQIGKPHPISLYPKALSYFSTNKLPQKIVSIGRAHAPTGSSFHVKVLNNAISILRKQGISIDLPASEIMYRGFWKNIANLGIPLEFWLENLSEINDFPKYLIPKKNIFKFGISFPESSESHLIELLTQKTENNNNIFPIWNEYLIQCNYKISITSFEKYVNCPLQFLLQDVLGIKQNDNSILKTDHLEIGSKMHLIAEQFITRIVTTLGNSNYSKTMLPIYEDIIFNLKNENIFLSNNKSDWIKIFCNAIEKHGFLFEVFLKEASIEAIDNLWNINKNNEKSKFILIQEREILKRTFYRFIQIEKKFAEDIDEKLTGIERERPISLSLGGLVFSGKIDRIDATQFGLRIIDYKTSNIPKTEKKLSILPSELIEMKSSKLSVQGALYCLAWSQTKLVEEDDLFRNQIRSFSLYHLKNLDEKANPILNYEFGGDGLKKDNIHYQKLYNEYLVYANNLKSGNFYPKPIKKNTCEFCDFKSICPISKKQNDEDNTDNNTN